Genomic segment of Candidatus Poribacteria bacterium:
ACGAGTAATGCGTAAGCACTCCAGAGGGGTGCAATGTGTAGAGCTCACCATCTCAATGAACCAATGTACTAATGAACTAATGAACCAACTATATAAAGGAGCATAATCATGGGTCAAACAATGCGGTATCTGCCTGACGGGCGTGTTGAACTTATTGGACAGGACGTGCCCGATCCGGGCGCGAATGAGGTGCAGGTCACAGGGGGCGCGTGCGGGATCTGTTCATGGGATTTGGTGACAGCCAAGCTGGGCGATCAGATGTCCCCCATGGCACCCCCCGGACACGAGGGGGTCGGTTATGTGAGCAAGATCGGCCCCGAAGTCACCGGCGTGAAAGAGGGGGACCGCGTCGCAGGCGGCGGTTTTGCGACGGTGCGAAATCTGTCCGCGGAACGATTGTACAAAATCCCAGAATCTGCAAAGCCTGATCAATACTGGATTGTGGAGCCTGTGTCCTGTGCGGTCACGGGAGTCGATCACTGCCAGATTAGAGGCGGGGATCGGGTTGCAGTCGTCGGTTGTGGGTTTATGGGCTTGCTGATTATGCAGGGTTTGCTGCACCATCCGCTCGACCAACTGATTGCGATTGATGTGGTGCAGAACCGTCTGGATGTGGCAAAGCAGTTTGGTGTGGACGAAGTTTATAACACGACCGAAGTCGATACGGCTGAACTTGCGGCAGACCTGAAAGCGCGGGACATCGACGTGGTCGTTGATACATCGGGTCATCAGGGCGGTCTGGATCTCGCCACCGATATTGTCAAGCGGGGCGGACGGATCAATCTGTTCGGATGGCTCAAGGGCGATACTGCCACCTTTGATCCGACCAAGTGGCACATGGGCGGGTTTACGGTTGTCAATTCGTCGCCATCGTCGAAGATTCGCGATACCTTTGAAGCCGCTATCCGCATGATTCACAGCGGCGTGTTCGATCTCGAACCGTTGGTCACGCACACAGCGACACTGGAAGAGTACCCAGGTTTAATGCAGCAGCTTGTAGCGGGCGATCCAAGCTATATCAAAGGTGTGATTACGCTCGGATAATTTACGCTTCCGACGGCAACGATCAAAAAGGTATGGCTCATGTAAAAAGAAGGTGCAAAGCACGAAGAGAAAGGTATAGTGCTATGACAGCGAAGACATTTCCG
This window contains:
- a CDS encoding zinc-binding dehydrogenase codes for the protein MGQTMRYLPDGRVELIGQDVPDPGANEVQVTGGACGICSWDLVTAKLGDQMSPMAPPGHEGVGYVSKIGPEVTGVKEGDRVAGGGFATVRNLSAERLYKIPESAKPDQYWIVEPVSCAVTGVDHCQIRGGDRVAVVGCGFMGLLIMQGLLHHPLDQLIAIDVVQNRLDVAKQFGVDEVYNTTEVDTAELAADLKARDIDVVVDTSGHQGGLDLATDIVKRGGRINLFGWLKGDTATFDPTKWHMGGFTVVNSSPSSKIRDTFEAAIRMIHSGVFDLEPLVTHTATLEEYPGLMQQLVAGDPSYIKGVITLG